Within Clostridia bacterium, the genomic segment AAAATATCATAACTGATTTAACTCAGTTATTACCTTCACTTCAAGTTCAATCGGCTCTATCGAGCCCTATAGCGCTAGGCATGTGCTCCATTCCACTGTTCAGTTTTCAAAGACCTGCTCCTTACGGCGACAAAGCTTATTCTACCACGCCGGGTCGCCTTGCGTCAACCCTTTCTTGTCGCCAATTTCTGCCGGCCATTGTGAGCCGACGGTGACTATCTTAACACGTCCTCAAATACTTGTCAACCCTTCAAAACAGAAAACCGTGTTTAAACAAGGCTGGACAGCACCGAAACCCGCGGTATGATCCCCAATAACTTCTGATCCTCATCCAGTACGGCGATGGGATACTTGCTTTCCGTGGCGATGGGGATCAGCTCTTGTACATAAGCGTCAGGGTGAGTGGTAAAATAGTCTTTCTTCAAGATATCGCCCAGCCTTTTGTTTTCCTTCAAAGCTTTGATGGCATCGTCAATAGTCACCAATCCCTGTAGCCTGCGTTCGTGATCCACCACAAACACGCTGGAAATACCGCTTTGCTCCATCTCCTGAATCGCAAAGGCCAGACCGTCTTTAAGGGATACTAAAGTCGATGGTCTAAACATGATGTTTTTGGCCTGCAAAACCTTGGAACGATCTATATCCCGGACAAAGTTCTTGATATATTCATTCTTGGGATTAGACAAGATCTCTTCCGGGGTTCCTATTTGCTCGATAATCCCGTCTTTCATGATGGCTACTCTATCCCCAAGTCGAAACGCTTCATTAATATCGTGGGTGATGAAAATAATAGTCTTTTTTACCTTGGCCTCTAAATCCAGCAGCTCCTGCTGCATTTCCCTTTTGATTAACGGGTCTAAAGCGCTAAAGGGTTCATCCATCAGGAGAATGTCGGGATCATTGGCCAAAGCCCGGGCCAACCCCACTCGCTGCTGCATCCCGCCGCTAAGCTCATTGGGATAACGGTCCTCCCAACCGGTCAAGCCCACCGTAGCCAGGGTTTGCCTGGCGATTTCGTATCTTTCCTTCAACGGTATGCCCCTTATCTCCAAGCCGTAAGCTACGTTATCGAGGACCGTCCGGTGGGTAAACAACCCAAAATGCTGGAAAACCATGGCTACCTTTTTTTGGCGAAACTCTCGAAGCCGGGCCCGATCATACTCTACAATATTCTCCCCGTCAACAATTACTTTTCCTTCCGTGGGACGGTTAAGGAGGTTAAGGCAACGAATTAAAGTGGATTTCCCGCTGCCGGACAAGCCCATGATGACGAATACTTCTCCTTCGTTGACCTCAAAAGAAACATTATAGACCCCTACGTATGCCCGGTATCCCGGAGTATTTTCTCTTTAGATGCCCCGCGTTTCACGAGAGGCAGGATAGCTTTAGGGTTTTTGCCAAATATTTTCGTTAGATTTTCAACTTTTACTTTCGGGGCCATGTTATCCCCCTTCCTATTCCGGATACTTAAAGCGTTGGGCGATCCCCTGCGTCATGCGGTCAATAATGATCGCCAGGAAAACGATACTGATCCCGGCTTCAAAACCCTTGGCAATATCGATATGCTGGATGGCCCGCAAGACTTCCAGCCCCAGTCCGCGGGCTCCAATCATCGAACAGATTACGACCATGGATAGGGCCATCATGGTTGTCTGATTAATGCCGGTCATAATGGTGGGCAATGCCTGGGGAAGCTGAACTTTGGTCAATGTCTGCCAACCGGAGGAACCGAAAGACAGGGCGGCCTCCACCATTTCTTTTGACACCCGGCGAATACCTAAATCGGTCAGCCGCATAACCGGGGGAATAGCATAAACGGTGGTAGCAAAAACGGCAGGCACCTTACCCATATCGAACAGCATTAACGCCGGGATCAAATAGACGAAGCTGGGCATGGTCTGCATGGCATCCAGGACCGGGCACATCACAGCATTAAACCTGTTACTATAAGCCATAAGGATCCCCAAAGGAATGCCCAACGCCAAAGAAATAGCAACCGAAGCCAATACAATGGCAATGGTCATCATCATATACTCCCATAAGCCAAAGGCACCCACCATGAAAACCAGAAAGGCAAAGGTCAGTCCTGCTCTCATGTTTCTGAGTTTCCAGCCAAGGAGAAAAATGACCAGCAAGAACAACCACCAAGGCAACCAGAGCAGGAATTTTTCCATGCGAACCAGAAACCACAGTATTCCACTGGAGATAACATCAAAGAGTTCCCCGAAATCCCGCATCAACCATTTGATAAACATGTCTATATATATTCCGATTTCCCACCTGATTGTCTCAGGAAAACCGTTCATTTAGCACCAGTCCTTTGCTGTAAAAAGCCTTAGAGAGTCTCTTTAACTCTGGCGGCAACTTCCGCAGGAACCCAGCCGGTCCAAAGCTCCTCATGCTCTGCCAAAAACCACCTGGCCGCCTCTTCGGGACCTACTTCATTTTCCTGCATGTAAGCCAGGGCCTCGTTGGTCAAGGCACTGCTGGTTTGATAGTTTTTCAGAAACTCAGCCACCTCAGGTGCAGTCTTGGGCACATCCTTGTGGACCACTACTGTACAGGGAACTGTGGGGAATTCACACCGGTAGCCGTTATTCCACAATTCATCACTGTAGGGTTCATCAGCCAGTAGAGTCATATCCAGAAGACCCATAATCCAGGTGGGTTCCCAATAATAGCCTAACCAGGGCTCACCGTTCTCGTATGCCCTCAACATGGATGTAGCCAAGGCCGCATCTGAACCGGGATTATAATAGTTGTAATACTTATCCAACCCATAATTGCGCACTTTTTCTGCCAAAATGGTATCTACTTCCCAACCCGGTATTGCTCCAAAAATCCGTCCCTTGGTCGGTTCCTCGGGATCCTTAAACAGCTCCCAGTATTTGGGCAGATCGTGAATGGAATGCAAATCAGGGGCCAAAGGCTCAATCCCCCGTTCCGGGTCCCCTTTAATCAAGTAGGTGGGCACATAAAGTCCCTGAACATTGTCGTCAAAATTAACAGATAGCTCAATCACATCACCGCTGGCAACGGCCGGCTCGTACAGCTCTTTAATATTGGAGGTCCATGCCTCCATGTAAATGTCAATGGTACCTTTCCTCAAAGCGTCAAAAGTAATCGGTGTGGAGCCTTCGATGATTTCCGTCGGGTACCCGTACCCGTTCTCGATAATGATTTTTGCTACGTAATTGTGGAACTGAATACTGTCCCAACCGGCATCAGCAAAGACCAGCGTCTGTTTCTCTGCCTCCCCCTGCCCCCTCTCCTGCTGGCCGCCACATCCTGCCACCAGCACCAGCAGCAAACCTATGATCAATACCAAGACATTCCATCGCTTCACTCTGTTTCGCAGAACCAACACTTTTTTACATACCCCCCCCCCAAAAAAAGTATTGACATCATGACTATACGAGTTCCCAGCCGCAACAAGACTGAAGGTTATATCACTATAGTCAGATGTCTGTATTTCTCTTTCTATACGTAACGGCCACAGCCCTTTAAATCATCGGATTTTTTTCTTGGTAATTCTTTAAAAAAATTTTTTTGAGCTTTGCTATGGTATATGGCCAACTGCGTTTTTGTTAAGAACTGACGTTTGGACGGATAACACGCCATACAGACCAATGAAACAGAATTTGCGGCAGATATCTCACCGGACGGAACCTAGGATAAAAGGTATTTCAGCCATGCAGCTTTGTTCCGTAACAAAAGTAGCTGAAAACTATAATCATAGGTAACAGTGCCGAGCCTAACAGAGCCCAGCAGGTGACACCGGATGTATGGCCGGCTGCGGCTTCTTCAGACCAAAACTGTCACTGTCAATCCGCCTGAATTCAAAGTCAACGGTGCCACCTCCAGCTTATTTCATTTCATACCCATTGCTCCTCCTTAAAAAACCCCGCCTGTTTATGGCGGGTAATTTATCAGTTGGCACCTCCTCCATTCCGAAACATATGGCTTTTGGCAATGAAAAAGCTTGGTTGCCTCCTGAACCAAGCCAAATAACGATCTTTTTAGCAAAACACTTTCGCCTTCTCAAACGGTACCAACTGCTGTCGTTCTGACAGCTTTAGTTACAGTATTAATTATGCATAACGGAAAAACCATTTGAGCCTCCTCATGGAAAAGGGGATCGGCGGACTTTCCCCTGGGCGAAAAGGGTGGCTTCTATTGTCTCTAATGATTATTAGGAGTAGGAAACGGAATCACAACTTTGATACCGTTTAACTCTTGCACAGTTACCGGAATCCCGTAGACTTCATGAATGGTTTCGGCCGTCATGACTTCCATCCCACCGTAGCGGAAAATCCGGTTATCCTTCAGGAATAAAAACTTGTCACAATAACGCAGGGCAAGGTTTAGGTCGTGAATAATCAAAAGCACAACAATTTGCTCCGTCCTGGCAATTTCCCGGATAATGCTTAATACTTCATACTGGTTGCAGAGATCCAAATTGCTGGTGGGCTCATCTAACAGCAGCACCTGCGGCTGTTGCGCCAGGGCCCGGGCCAGCATGACTTTTTGCAATTCCCCTCCGGAAAGCTCATCAATATAACGCAGGGCGAAATCCTCCAATTTCATGCGCTTAATAATTGATTCGACAATGCGAAGGTCCTCCTGGGTAGGCTCAAATTTAATATACGGCTTGCGGCCCAGCAGAATAGTGTCAAATACCGTAAACCTGTCTCCCCCATGGTGCTGGGCCACGTAAGCCAGGCACTTGGCCACATCGTTGCGTTTGAGCTTCCGGGTATTTTGCCCGTTGACATAGACTACTCCCTGCTGAGGTTCCAAAATCCGGTTAAGGCATTTGATTAAAGTACTCTTGCCTGCCCCGTTGTTTCCCAAAATGGCGGTGCATTCACCCTTGGAAGCCTGAAAATCAATACCGGTTAATATTGGTCGATCCTGCCTATAGGAAAAGGACAATTCTTGCACCTGGATCATCTTCTGGTCCCGACCCCCTTGAACACAAGATAAAGAAACAAAGGTGCACCGAGAAAAGACGTTATGGCCCCAATCGGGAGAACCACCGGAGCCACTACCAGCCGGGCCGCCGTATCG encodes:
- a CDS encoding proline/glycine betaine ABC transporter permease, whose translation is MNGFPETIRWEIGIYIDMFIKWLMRDFGELFDVISSGILWFLVRMEKFLLWLPWWLFLLVIFLLGWKLRNMRAGLTFAFLVFMVGAFGLWEYMMMTIAIVLASVAISLALGIPLGILMAYSNRFNAVMCPVLDAMQTMPSFVYLIPALMLFDMGKVPAVFATTVYAIPPVMRLTDLGIRRVSKEMVEAALSFGSSGWQTLTKVQLPQALPTIMTGINQTTMMALSMVVICSMIGARGLGLEVLRAIQHIDIAKGFEAGISIVFLAIIIDRMTQGIAQRFKYPE
- a CDS encoding ABC transporter ATP-binding protein, which gives rise to MIQVQELSFSYRQDRPILTGIDFQASKGECTAILGNNGAGKSTLIKCLNRILEPQQGVVYVNGQNTRKLKRNDVAKCLAYVAQHHGGDRFTVFDTILLGRKPYIKFEPTQEDLRIVESIIKRMKLEDFALRYIDELSGGELQKVMLARALAQQPQVLLLDEPTSNLDLCNQYEVLSIIREIARTEQIVVLLIIHDLNLALRYCDKFLFLKDNRIFRYGGMEVMTAETIHEVYGIPVTVQELNGIKVVIPFPTPNNH
- a CDS encoding ABC transporter substrate-binding protein, yielding MKRWNVLVLIIGLLLVLVAGCGGQQERGQGEAEKQTLVFADAGWDSIQFHNYVAKIIIENGYGYPTEIIEGSTPITFDALRKGTIDIYMEAWTSNIKELYEPAVASGDVIELSVNFDDNVQGLYVPTYLIKGDPERGIEPLAPDLHSIHDLPKYWELFKDPEEPTKGRIFGAIPGWEVDTILAEKVRNYGLDKYYNYYNPGSDAALATSMLRAYENGEPWLGYYWEPTWIMGLLDMTLLADEPYSDELWNNGYRCEFPTVPCTVVVHKDVPKTAPEVAEFLKNYQTSSALTNEALAYMQENEVGPEEAARWFLAEHEELWTGWVPAEVAARVKETL